The following proteins are co-located in the Agromyces laixinhei genome:
- a CDS encoding MarR family winged helix-turn-helix transcriptional regulator, with protein sequence MSELADAIGVDQPRASRLVQAAVEAGHVRREADPSDARRSALVLTAAGRKLLADARDTRRDAVETALAAFTPEETDEFARLLSRFIADWPRD encoded by the coding sequence GTGAGCGAACTCGCCGACGCGATCGGCGTCGATCAGCCGCGGGCGAGCCGGCTCGTGCAGGCCGCCGTCGAGGCGGGCCACGTGCGCCGCGAGGCGGACCCGTCGGATGCCCGGCGAAGCGCGCTCGTGCTCACCGCTGCAGGGCGCAAGCTGCTCGCCGACGCTCGCGATACCCGCCGCGACGCGGTCGAGACCGCGCTCGCCGCGTTCACACCCGAGGAGACCGATGAATTCGCGCGCCTGCTCTCGCGCTTCATCGCCGACTGGCCGCGCGACTGA